The nucleotide window TCACCGTCATCGAGTTGGGCACGCTGATCGCAGGCCCCCACGCCGCACGGTTGCTGGGTGACATGGGCGCCGAGGTCATCAAGATCGAGGCGCCGGGCAAGCCCGACCCGATCCGCACCTGGGGGCAGGCCGAGGTCGACGGCCATCGGTTCTACTGGACGGTCCACGGACGCAACAAGAAGGCGGTCACGCTCGACCTGCGGTCGGATCGAGGTCGAGACCTGTTCCTCGATCTCGTCGAGCGTGCCGACGTCGTCGTCGAGAACTTCCGTCCCGGAACACTGGAGCGGCTGGATATCGGCCCCGAAGTGCTGTCCGCGCGCAATCCGGGCATCGTCGTGGTGCGTGTCTCGGGTTATGGCCAGACCGGACCGGATTCGACGCGCGCCGGGTACGCCTCGGTCGCCGAGGCCGCCAGCGGGCTTCGGTACCTCAACGGGTATCCGGGACAGCTCCCGCCGCGGTTGGCCCTGTCCCTGGGCGACACTCTCGCCGGCATGTTCGCCGCGCAGGGCGCACTCGCCGCACTGTACCGGCGGTCGGTGACCGGCAAGGGTCAGGTCGTCGACACCTCACTCATCGAATCCTGTGTGGCCGTGCAGGAATCGGCCATCGCCGACTACGACGCCGGCGGTGTCGTGCGCGGCCCGTCGGGTACCCGGCTCGACGGCATCGCGCCGTCGAACCTCTACCCGACCAGCGAGGGCACCCACGTCATCATCGCCGCCAATCAGGACTCGGTCTTCGCGCGGCTCTGCGCGGCGATGGGGCAGCCCGAACTCGCGACCGACGACCGGTTCGCCGATCACGCCGCTCGCGGACGCAACCAGGACGAGCTCGACGCACTCATCGGCGACTGGTCGCGGCAGTTCACGCCGGAGAAGCTGACCGAGGTGCTCGGCGCCGCGGGAGTGGTTGTCGGACCGGTGAACTCGGTTGCCGAGGTGGTCGCCGACCCGCATCTGCGGGCGCGCGGGATGATCGCCGAACACTACGACGAACGCGCGCAGCGCACCGTGCTCGGGCCCGGCGTCGTGCCGCAGTTCAGCGACACTCCCGGTGGTATCCGCAACGCCGGTCCCCCGGCCCCCGGCTGCGACAACGAGGACGTCTACGGCGGGTTGCTGGGGTTGTCGGACGAGGAGATCACGGCGTTGCGAGCAGCCGGAGTCATCTGAGACTGGGCTACGGTCGTGGCATGTCACTGGTCGCGACCGGGCTCTCGCGCACCTTCGGCCGGCACACCGCCGTCGCCGAGGCGAGCCTCGAACTCAGATCCGGCAGGATCAGCGGGCTCGTCGGGCCCAACGGCGCAGGCAAGACGACCCTGCTGCTGCTCCTCGCCGGCCTGCTCGCCCCCGACAGCGGCACGATCGTGGTCGACGACGCGGCGGTGGACCCCGCGGACATGCGCCGGTTGACCGGGTGGATGCCGGACATCTTCGGCACCTGGGAGAGCCTCACGGCGCACGAGATCCTGACGACCTTCGGCAAGCTGTACGGAATGCCCACCACCCGGGCCCGTCAGCGCGCCGGTGAACTCCTCGAACTGGTCCACCTGACCGATCTCGCGGCGCGGCCGGCGCACGAGCTGTCGCGCGGCCAGAAACAACGCCTCGGCTTCGCACGTGCGCTGGTGCACCGACCCCGGATTCTGCTGCTCGACGAGCCGGCCTCCGGAATGGACCCGCGGTCCCGGATGGACTTGCGCGGCCAGCTCCGCCGGCTCGCCGACGACGGGTGCTCGATCCTGGTGTCCTCCCACATCCTCTCCGAGCTGGAGGAAATGGTCGACGACGTCGTCCTGATGACCGAGGGCCGGACCCACACGGCGCCGAGTACCGCCGGTGGGGTGTGGCGCATCCGGCTCGTCGGGCAACCGCCGGGGCAGGCGCAGGAAACGCGCTTCGACGACGAGACCGCCGCCGCCCGGCACCTCGCACAACTGGTGGCCTCCGGGGCGGCGGTCAGCGAATTCGCGCACGTGTCGACCGGCATCGAAGACGCCTACCTCGCACTGGACCCGGAGCGCCGATGACCACGACCACGCTCCCGACGGACGACTCGCGACGCACCGGATTCTCGTCGTGGTGGCGGATGGTCGCCGTCATCGTCGAACTCGAGTTACGTCAGCGACTGCGGACGACGAGATGGAAGGCCTCGCTCATCGTGGCCTTCGTCGTGACCTCGCTGGCGGTCTTCGGGTCCATGTACCTGGCCGTGGGGGTGTTCGGCGGCACCTACACCGGCTGGGCGTCGAATCTCTACGCGCTCTTGCTCGGATTCCTGTTGCTGCTCGGGATCATCGTGGCTCCCACGCTGGCGGCGACCACGATCAACGGTGACCGCAAGGACGCGACCCTGGCCGTGGTCCAGGACACCGGGATCACCAATTGGCAACTGGCGCTGGGCAAACTCATCGGGAGCTGGGTGGCGGGCATCGCCCTGGTCGCCGTCGCCGCACCGTACCTGATCTGGGGCCTGGTCGAAGCGCCCCAGTCGATCTGGCGCAGCGTGCTCGGCATCGTCGTCCTGGCACTCGTCTTCGCGTCGTATGCAGGCATCGGACTCGGATTCTCCGCGGTGACAGCCCGCCCGGCGGGCTCCGCGGTGCTGACGCAGTCGGCCGTCTTCTTCCTCCTCCTCGGCCTGCCGGTGGCGTTCGGTCTCCTGTATCCGACGACGGCCCAAATGCATTCGGTGATCCGTACCGACACCACGGTGACGGACCCATCGAGCCCGACGCCCACCTGGACGTGCCAGGAGGTCACCCGCGAGGAAGAGTTCCACCACCACGAACGCATCTGGTGGCTCCTCGCCCCGAATCCGTTCTTCATCGTGGCCGACGCCGTGTCCACGACACCCGAGAATCCGACGAGGGCCTCCGACAGCA belongs to Gordonia sp. KTR9 and includes:
- a CDS encoding CaiB/BaiF CoA transferase family protein — encoded protein: MTDTSPRPTSEHPAGPLDGVTVIELGTLIAGPHAARLLGDMGAEVIKIEAPGKPDPIRTWGQAEVDGHRFYWTVHGRNKKAVTLDLRSDRGRDLFLDLVERADVVVENFRPGTLERLDIGPEVLSARNPGIVVVRVSGYGQTGPDSTRAGYASVAEAASGLRYLNGYPGQLPPRLALSLGDTLAGMFAAQGALAALYRRSVTGKGQVVDTSLIESCVAVQESAIADYDAGGVVRGPSGTRLDGIAPSNLYPTSEGTHVIIAANQDSVFARLCAAMGQPELATDDRFADHAARGRNQDELDALIGDWSRQFTPEKLTEVLGAAGVVVGPVNSVAEVVADPHLRARGMIAEHYDERAQRTVLGPGVVPQFSDTPGGIRNAGPPAPGCDNEDVYGGLLGLSDEEITALRAAGVI
- a CDS encoding ABC transporter permease; translated protein: MTTTTLPTDDSRRTGFSSWWRMVAVIVELELRQRLRTTRWKASLIVAFVVTSLAVFGSMYLAVGVFGGTYTGWASNLYALLLGFLLLLGIIVAPTLAATTINGDRKDATLAVVQDTGITNWQLALGKLIGSWVAGIALVAVAAPYLIWGLVEAPQSIWRSVLGIVVLALVFASYAGIGLGFSAVTARPAGSAVLTQSAVFFLLLGLPVAFGLLYPTTAQMHSVIRTDTTVTDPSSPTPTWTCQEVTREEEFHHHERIWWLLAPNPFFIVADAVSTTPENPTRASDSIAQEISQTLSAVRAGPYIGPRTCDDISFGYVDQQAPTGHIARETAHQTSEMGDSWYVGLGIYLMLGGLGYLVAARRLRIPAGKLPRGVRIA
- a CDS encoding ABC transporter ATP-binding protein is translated as MSLVATGLSRTFGRHTAVAEASLELRSGRISGLVGPNGAGKTTLLLLLAGLLAPDSGTIVVDDAAVDPADMRRLTGWMPDIFGTWESLTAHEILTTFGKLYGMPTTRARQRAGELLELVHLTDLAARPAHELSRGQKQRLGFARALVHRPRILLLDEPASGMDPRSRMDLRGQLRRLADDGCSILVSSHILSELEEMVDDVVLMTEGRTHTAPSTAGGVWRIRLVGQPPGQAQETRFDDETAAARHLAQLVASGAAVSEFAHVSTGIEDAYLALDPERR